The following nucleotide sequence is from Acidobacteriota bacterium.
CTCGTGCTCGCTCAGCGACACGTAGGCGTGCGCGTGCCGGTAGTAGGTCGCCAGCTCGGCCGTCGGAACGGCGCCCACGAACCAGAACCGTTCGGGCAGCATGCGGTACTCGGCCACGAGCGCCCGCACCGCGTCGTAGTAGCGCGGCACGGCGTCGGTCTTGCCGACGAAGATGAAGCGATAGTCGCTGTCGACGTAGCGCTTGTACACCTCGGCCAGCCGGATGTGATCCTCGATCTTCTTGTTCGGCGCGACCCGTCCCACGAACAGGATGTTGGCGAGGCCGTCGTCGAGCAGGCGTTCCAGCGGTCTGACCCGCGGCGCCGCGGCGAGCCGCGCCGTATCGATCAGGAGTGGCAGGACGCCCGTATTCGAGAACCCGAGCGCGTCGAGCTCCCGGCGGTTGTACTCGGAGACGCCGAACGCGAGGTCGACCCGATCGGCGAGCGAGGCGAGCTCGCGGCGGCCGATCAGCGCGAGCCGCGCCATCGCGGCGTCGAACGGCGCGAAGAACGACGCCGGCGTCACGTTGTGATAGCAGAGCGCCCGCGTGCCGGGCAGGGTCGCGAGCGCCGCGGTCATCGGCGACGGCACCGCGAAGTGCAGGATCGTGACGTCTCCATCACGCGCCTCGGGATGCGACCACGGCCTGACCTCGTCGCGCAGATCGTCGTCGATCGTGAGCGCGTAGATCTCCGACTCGAGGTCCCAGCGGCGGAACAGATCGCGGAGACCTCGGGCGTTGTCGCCCACGGCATCGCCGCGATGCGCGGCGGGGATCCATTGGTTGACGATCACGCGCGATGTCCCAGGTCCGCGATGGCGCCGCGCTCGTCGGGCGGAAGCGGCAAGGCGCGGAACGCCGCCGGCCTCGTCTGCCGGATCTCTTCGAGCGTGTTCGCCAGCGTGAACTGGTCCCAGAATCCAGGTGCGACCAGAGGCCGAGACGTCCGGCGCGGTTCCGAGAGCGCGTCCTCGACGAAGCGCACGACGAGGCCGGAGAAGTCGCGGGCCAGCAGACGAGCCAGCGCGGCGTCCTGCCGCGCCAGGACGTCGTCCTCCACGTCGGCGGACGCCACGACCTCGTGCACGATCGCGGCGACGCGTCGCGGGTCCGGCGCGTCGTACAGGATGCCGCCGCCGTCCATCGTGGCCGGCACGGCCGTCGAGGCCAGCGCGACGACCGGCACGCGCTTGTGGAAGGCCTCGATGAGCGGGACGCAGAAGCCCTCGTGCTCGCTCGCGCAGAGGAACACGTCGGCGACGTCGTAGTACGCCGTCAGCTCCTCGTTGGACACCTGGCCCACGATCTCCACGTCGGCGACGCCCAGGCGGGCGATGAGCCCGTGCAGTTGCGCGAGGTACTGCTCGAAGCCGCCGTACGAGCCCGCCAGGATCAGACGCGAGCGCGGGTTGTACAGCGTCTTGTAGGCATGGAAGATTCGAATGAGGTTGTCCGGCCGCTTGTTCGGAATCAGTCGGCCCACGAACAAGAGATTCGTCCAGGCATCGTCATACGCGTCGAGGATGCGCTGGTCGGCTGGCACCGACAGATGCGTGAAGTCGGGGACCACGGGCAGGACGGCAGTGCGCGGGAAGCCGAGCGCTTCCAGCTCCTGCCGGTTGAACTCGGAGTCTCCCAGCGCCAGCTCGCACCGTGACCGGTAGGGCAGCAGTTCGCGGCGGCCGTGGTAGCACTGCCGGACGAGTTGATCGTGCACGCCGAGGAAGTACTCGGGCGGTGTGATGTTGTGGTACACGAGCAGCATCCGGCTCGGGACCGCGAAGGCCGTGCGCGACGCGCGGGATCCAAGCGAGAAATGGTGGACGAGCAGATCGTCTTCCGCGAGCTCGTTCACCATGTCGCGGTAGTCCACCGTGAGGTGCTCCAGCCGCGGATCGGCAGTCTCGACGATGATCTCCGAATCGAAGCCCGCGCGCAGAAGGGCGCGGCGGATGCCGAGGACTTCGTTGCCGATCGCATCGCCGTAGCCGAGCGTGGCGAGGATCTGGTGAACGCGCCGCCTGCTGCCGGTCCGTTCCGTCATGCGAGCACCGGGCCTGCCGGGATCTCGGCCAGCACCTCGTCTGCGGGGCGCACGAGGCGCCGCCGGCGGGCCAGCCATCCCGGCAGCGGCTCCATCGCGGGCGCGGGCTCCCGCGTGAGCCTCGCGAACATGTCGAGGTACTTGCGCTCGATGACGGGCCATGTGTAGTGCCGGCGGAAGTAGTCGCGGCCCGATCGCCCCAGCACCGCTCCGAGCGGGCCCGTTCCCTCCAGCAGATACAGCGCCTCGGCGAACTCCTCGAAGTTCTCGTAGTACAACCCGCCGTTGCTTCGGATCACCTGACCGCGCAGCACGTCGCACCGCCCGTTGGCGAGGACCGGCCTGCCGAGACCCCAGGCCTCGAGCGCGACCATGGACAGGCTCTCGAACTGCGACGGCATGATGAGCAGGTCCGCGCCGGCGAGCGCATCGAACTTGTCTTCATCCGGAAGGAAGCCCAGATGACGGATGCGCGGATGTGACGGCACGGGCAGTACGCTCGACCCGATGAGCACGAGGTCCAAGCCGTGCCGTGCGCCGGCCGCGTAGCGCTCGAAGTACGAGAACAGCTCCGCGCACCCTTTGTTCTCGTCGATCCGCCCGATGTACAGCGCGTAGGGACGGCGGACGTCGAACCGCTTCCTGAATCGCGATGGCTGTGTGCGGTCCGGGATCTCCGATCCGACACCGACGACCACGCCCGGGCCTTCGCGGCCGCTGACGTGCTGAATCATGGCGCGCTCCTCGAAGGAGTTGAACATGATCGCGCGGACTCCGCGAAACACGGGTGGAAAGATCGCGAGCCCGATAGCGGGATCCCGTTCGGCCGTGGGGACGAGGACCGCGCGGCCGGCGGCTGCCCGTGCGCCGTGGAACGCGTGATAGTAGCGGTAGCTGAAGAACAGGAAGAAGTCGAACGTCTCCGCGGCGGCCGCGACCGCGTGTACGAGCGCTTCGCTCTTCGGCCCCTCGCTGTCGAGCCATTTCAGCTCGTCGGCGACCGAGTGGACGCGTTCGAAGACTCGAGTCGATCGCCGGCCGAAGTCGTGGGGATCACGCGGACGGCTGACTTCGAACCGGCGTACCCGGATGCCGTTGATCGTCTCGGTGCCGGCCGGCAGCTCGTTGGCCCACGTGACGTAGTCGCGCGCGCACGTGGTGAACACGTCCACGTCGGCGTGGCGCGCCATGCGTTCGGCGATGTAGCGGGCGTGCAGCTCCGCGCCGCCGTTGATGTCCGCGCCGTAGCGCTGGACGACGACCGCCAGCTTCACTGCGCGGCGGCGTCGGCGTCGTCCGGCCCGTCGCCACCGTCCGGCCCGTCGTCGCCATCCGCTCGATCGTCAGGCTCCTCTGCAGACCCGCCCGCCTCCGATGGCGAGCCGCTCCCTGACACGCCGTCGGCGAGCGTGCGGCCCGGCCGGCGACGACGGCGGCGGCGCCGGCGGCGCCGTTCGCCTGACGCATTGTCGCCCGCATCCGGTGCGGCTGCGCTGTCGGCGGCCTGCGGCTCGGTCGCGGCGGCCGGCGTTGCGACGGCGGCAACCGGCTGGCGTGAAGGCTGCGGCTTGAACTGGACGGTGCTCTCGAGCGATCGCGCCCGGCGTTCGTCGAAGTCCAGCCGGCTCGACAGCGACTCCACGCGCATCCGGAGGTTGTGCGTTTCGATGCCGAGGCGCGTGACTTCGACCGTGAGGTTGTGGATGAGCTCGTAGTAGAGCGGCTCCCGATCCTCGAGCCGGCGCAGCCGCTGCTCGGCCTGCGTGTTCACGCGAGCCTGGACGTGGAGCGCCGAGGTGATCTTGTCGGGGTTGAAGAACAGCTTCAGGATCGGGCGCAGCAGGCGACGCAGCGCGCGGAGCGGACCCCGGTGCGTCTCGAACAGCGTGTCTTCCTCGAACTCGTAGTTCGGCGGCGCCGGCGCCACCGTGCGTTCGGCTCGAAACCGCTCGACGAGGTCGGAGCGGACGCCGCGCGGATCGAGGAACGTCTCCAGCTTCACTTGCGCGAGCTGCTGCAGCTCGGCTTCCGTGTAGTCGACGCCGCGTTTCTCCCGGATGCGGGCGCGGATCTGTCGCATGATCTGCTCGACGTCGATCGCATCGGCCCGCACGTTGATCTCTCCCATGGTCCTCGCTCCCGGCGCGTGTGGCGCTAGGTGGTCTGCCGGTGGCGGCGGCGGCTCCCGAATTCCGGCGCTTCCTTGATGCAGGTCGCCAGAATGGCGCCGGACTTCGCCAGCGCGCGCCAGCCGGTACGCTTGATTTCGGCAGGCTCGCCGGGAATCCGCGGATACCCGCGGTCATCCGGCGTCACCTGCTCCCAGTGCTGGAAGAGCCGCCCCCACGGGCTCGCCAGCACGTCGTGCATCATCGTCCGCGCCTTGACGGGGTACCAGAAGCTGTCGTGATAGACCACGCTGGCGATGTAGGCCCAGGGAGCGAGCACGGTCTTCAGCGACCACTCGATCGGCTTCTTCATCGGCCCCCAGTAGATCTTGTGCTGCATTCGCGAGGCGAAGGTCATCTTCCGGAACGGCCCCGCGAAATGCCAGTTCTCGGCGGCAGCCGCCGCGTCGCCGACGATCTCGATCTCGCGCGGGTCGCCGCAGCCGAGGCCGAGATCGTGCGCGAGCCGGATGAACTTGATCGACAGCGGATCGAAGCCCATGAGCTTCGCGGCCACCGCGTCGATCGCCACCTGATCGCGGCTCGCGAGGATGACGTTCTTCGCGTACGGCACCATGCACCGCGGTCCCGGACCGTCGCCGGCGAACGTGCCGTCCATGACGGCGAACACGCCGCGATGGATCTTCTTCTGGATCATCAGCAGGTCCACGAGCGTCTCGTGGATCACCGGGTGCGTCCAGTGACGGCGTTCGTTGAGCAGCCCGCCGAACGCGTTCTTCATCGCGCCGGTGGTCGTGGTGAAGACGTGGGTCTTCACCGTCGGCAGGTGGATGATGTTCTCGCCGATGAACCGGCGGGGAATCATGAACCCGTCCGGGTAGACCTCGTTCAGACAGAGGAACTTCTTCGTCAGATCGCCGACGGCGTCCCTGATGTTGATCCAGTCTTCGTTCCCCTCGTAGAGGTGCACGTTCCGGAGGCCGTGCGCTTCGACGACGTTGACCTGCTTGTTCTCGCGTTCCCCGAAGTGCGCGTCGATGACGACCGTCCGGTTGTGGCAGGCATGGATCAGCGCCGGGTCGTAGCCGTCCCGCGTCATCGCCCGGATGACGCCTTCGAGCTGCCACGGCGTCGTCGAGCAGCCGGGGAAGAAGAAATGCCAGGAGATGTTGACCTTCAGCGCCGTATCGGCGTCGCGGGCGATCTCCTGCTGGTAGTCGGCGAGGTTGAGCAGCCGGTGATAGTCCTCGAGAACCGTTGCCGGCGTGGTGCGAAGCAGTGCGACCTTTGAGCGTGCCATGGGCCTCGTTGTCCCGGCCTATCGCCAGGGACCGTAAAGAATCAGGATCACCGCGGCCCCCCAGAGCGCGACGCACCCGAGGATGGGGCGATCGGTCAGGAGCGTCTCCGACGGGTTGCCTCCGCCCGACCGCTGATGGACCAGGTAGAGGTACCGGAGGATGCCGTAGAGCGGGAACGGCACCGTCCACAGCAGCCGATCGGTGCCGAACTTCCGCACGGTGTCAGGATCGATTGTATAGAAGGCGTAGGCGAGGAGCGTCGACGCGGTGACGACGCTGATCATCTGGTCGAGCAGATACGGGCTGTACTCGGCAAGGATGCGCCGATGGCCGCTGGCGTCCTGCGCCAGCGTGACGAGCTCGGCGCGCCGCTTGCTGAGCGCGAGGAACAGGGCGAGCAGCAGCGTCAGCAGGAGCAGCCAGTGGCTGAACGAGACGTCGATCGCCACGGCGCCGCCAATCGCGCGCAGCACGAACCCGACCGCGATCGTGAGCACGTCCAGGATGACGATGTGCTTCAGGGTTGCGGAGTACAGGCCGAGCAGCACGAGGTAGATCGCCGCCACCAGGCCGAACGGGCGGCCGATGAGAAACGCCGTCGCGACGGCCGCCGTCGACAGCACCGCGGCGGCTCCCACCGCGACACGCTCCGGCAGGGCGCCCGACGCGATCGGCCGTCTGGACTTCACCGGGTGCCGGCGATCGGCATCGGCATCACGGACGTCGTTGATGAGGTAGACGACGCCGGACAACACACAGAAGACGGCGAACGCCAGCACCGCGCGAGCCACCGCCTCGGTGTCGCTCATCGTGCTGGTGTGTTCCGTGTCCGCCAGCCCGAAGATCAGGCCGGCGAACACGATCAGGTTCTTCGTCCACTGGTGCGGGCGAAGCGAACGGAGCAGGTGCACGGCCAGGGCGGCGTTGCCCGGCCGGGCCGACGTGATGGTACCTCTCGCCATGAGCGGGGCAGACGCCCCTTCATAGTCTATGAGAAGGTCTTGAGTGCGTCGGCTTCGGAATCGAAGGTCTCGAACACCGTGAGGAGCTTGGTGATCGAGAGCAGGTCCGTGATCCGCTTGGTGAGGTTCACCAGCTTCAACTGGCCACCCTGACGGCTCACGGTCGTGTAGGTCCGGACGACCTCGCCGAGGCCGGCGCTGTCGATGTACGGCACCTGGGCGAAATTGAGCAGAATCCGGCGGCGGTCCTGCTGGACGAGCGAATTGATCTTGTCCTTCAGGGCTTCGTCGCCTTCACCGAGCGTGATCTTGCCCTTCAGGTCGAGAATCGTCACACCGTCGACGACTCGTTCCTCGATCTGCATGCGAAACTCCTCTACCGCAGCCGCTTCAGCGCCGCTGAATCATTGACCGCGCCGGCATCCCGCAGGGACGGGGACACTCGACACCGCCCGACCATTGTCGGAAAAAACGCCCTCAGTCTAGGGGCTGTGCGGCAATTCCACAAGGCCCCCAGCTGGTGCCCGCTACTCCAGCTCTCGCCGCTGTTTCTTGCGGGAGCGCTTGCGCGCGAGCGCTTGCTTCGCGCGCCGCTTGTCGCCGGGCTTGAGGTAGAACGAGTGCTTCTTGATGTCCTTGATGATGTCCTCCTGCTGAACCTTGCGCTTGAAGCGCCGGAGGGCACTCTCGATGGACTCGCCTTCCTGGATCTTGACTTCCGCCACGGTACGACACCCCCTTTCCCGCTGGACTGGCTGGCCCGCTGATGACACGGGCAGCACGGTAGGTTACCACGGCGCCCCCGTGCTGTCGTCCGCGCCCGAAGAGCGCCGGACGGGCCGGCGGAACCGTGCGTCCGGGCTAGAATCGTCGCCGTGAGAGTCCTCGTTCTCGGAACCGGTGGGCGCGAGCATGCATTGGCGTGGCGGCTCCGCCAGGACCGGGAGGTCTCGGAAGTCATCGCTGCGCCTGGGAACCCGGGGATTGGGGAGGTCGCCAGGCTGCGGCCGGTCGATACCTCCGATCCGGCGGCCATGCTCGGGCTGGCGGAGGCAGAAGCCGTCGACCTCACCGTCGTGGGGCCCGAGGCCATCCTCGATCGTGGGACGGCCGATCTCTTCCGCGCCCATGGCCGTCCGATTCTTGGACCGTCGCGCCAGAGTGCGCAGCTCGAGTGCTCGAAGGCATTCGCCAAGAACTTCATGGCCAGGCATGGCGTGCCGACGGCGCGATTCCGCGTCTGCGACTCCGCCGGTGCCGCCCGCGCCACGCTCGCGAGCGGCGAGTTCGGCTACCCGGTCGTGTTGAAGGCGGACGGTCTTGCCGCAGGCAAGGGTGTCGTCGTCGCCATGGCGCGTGAAGAGGCGGATGCGGCGGTGGATGCCGCGATGGTCGAGCGGCAGTTCGGCGACGCTGGCGCGCTCCTGGTGATCGAGGAGTGCCTGGCAGGACCGGAGGTGTCGTTTTTCGTCCTGTGCGACGGCACGCGGGCCGTGCCTCTCGGCACCGCCCAGGATCACAAACGGATCTGGGACGACGACCGGGGGCCGAACACGGGGGGGATGGGCGCGTTTGCGCCGAGCCCGCTCGTGTCGCCTGATCTTGCCGCGACGATCCAGGCGCGGATTGTCGATCCGGTCCTCGAAGGCATGCGCCGCGAAGGCCATCCGTTCATCGGCTTCCTGTATGCGGGGCTGATGCTGACGCCTGCCGGCCCGAAGGTGATCGAGTTCAACGTGCGGTTTGGCGATCCTGAAGCCCAGGTGATTCTGCCGCAGCTTCAGGGACCGCTGGCCTCGACGCTTCTTGCGGCGGCGAATGGCTGCGTGCAGGGTGGCACGCTCGCCCCGTCCGTCGATCGCTTCGTCGGCGTGGTGGTCGCGTCCGGCGGATATCCGGCGAGCGCCGAATCGGGCCAGCCGATTGACGGGTTGCGGCGCGCGGCCGCGGTTCCGGACGCGCTCGTTTTCCATGCCGGCACGCGGCAGATGGACGGCCGAATCGTGACCGCGGGCGGACGGGTCCTGACGGTCGTCGGCCGCGGCGCGACGTTTCGCAGCGCGATGGAGACGGCCTATCGGGCCGTCGGCGAGATCCAGTTCAACGGGATGCAGTTTCGGCGCGACATCGGGCGCAAAGCCGTCGCCGCCGAGTCGGAGGTTCGCGCGTGACGCGAGTGTTGATTCTCATGGGGTCCGACTCGGACGCGCCGGTCATGTCGGCGGCGGCTGATGTCCTGACGGAACTCGGGATCGAATCCAGCATGACGGTCGCCTCGGCGCATCGTTCGCCGGCGCGCGTGCTGCGTCTGGTCGACGAGGCCCATCAGCAGGGCGTGCAGGTGTTCATCGTCGGCGCCGGCGCCGCGGCGCATCTGGCCGGCGTCGTGGCGGCGCACACGACGCTGCCGGTGGTCGGCGTGCCGATCGATTCGTCCGCGCTGAAGGGCCTGGATGCGCTGCTGTCGACCGTGCAGATGCCGCCCGGCGTGCCGGTCGCGACCGTGGCGATTGGCAAGCCGGGGGCGACCAATGCCGGCGTGCTCGCCGCGCAGATGATTGCGCTCGGCGACCCGGCCGTTGCCGAGCGCCTCCGGACGTACAAACGTCGCCTCGAAGAGAAGGTGGAGCAGGCGGCCCAGCGGCTCGATGCGGCGCGGCGCTAACGCGGCGACGTCGCCAGCCGCGCCGCCAGCGTCTCGCCGGCCGACGCGCGGTGACCTTCCACGATGAGTTGACCGCACGCGGCCCTGATGTCACGCCCGCGGCTCTTCCGGACCGAGACCGTGACGCCGCGGCCGGCGAGGATCCTCGCAAACGCGTTGACCCGATCGTCGGACGGCCGCCTGAACGGGATGCCGGCGGCCTCGTTGAGTGGCAGCAAGTTGACCTTGGCCCTGATGCCGTTGAGCAGCCCGACGAGGCGGCGCGCGTCGTCGGGTGAGTCGTTCACGCCGGCGAGCAGGACGTACTCGAACGTAATCCGGCGGCGGGCCTGCAGCGGGAAGCGGCGGCAGGTCTCGATCAGCGCGGAGAGGTCGTGCCGGCGGTTGATCGGGACGAGCTGATCGCGCTGCTCGTCCGTCGTCGCGTGCAGCGAGATGGCGAGATTCGGGATTTCGGATTCCTTCGCCAGCCGCTCGAGCGCGGGCACGACCCCGACGGTCGAGAGCGTGATCCGCCGGAAGGGCACGGCCATCCCCTCGGGATCGCCGAGGATTCTCAGCGCCTTCATCGTCGCGTCGTAGTTGTGCAGCGGCTCGCCCATGCCCATCAGCACGACGTTGAACGACGCGCCCGCCAGCGACGTCGCCCGGGCGAGCGCCTCGACCTGGCCGACGATTTCCCCGGCAGCGAGATGGCGAACCAGGCCCATCTTGCCGGTCAGGCAGAATCCGCAGGCCATGGCGCAGCCGACTTGTGTCGAGATGCAGAACGTCTGGCGCGGTGTGTCGGGGATGTACACCGCCTCGATATGGCGACCGTCGTTCAACCGCAGCCTGAACTTCGTGGTGCCGTCGCTGGACCGCTGCTCGGCGTCCACGATCGGGCGGTCGATGCAGTGGGTCGCGGCCAGCGCCGATCGCATGGGGGCCGGCAGATCGGTCATCGCCTGGAAGTCGTCCGCGGCACGGCGGTGAATCCACCGGAAGATCTGGCGGCCGTGAAACGGTTTGCCGCCAAGGGCCACCGCCGCCGCTTCCAGCTCCAATCGTTCGAGGGCCGCGAGATTCATGACGGTGGAAATGGTCCCTGAGCTCATGGTATCATCGAGCTCTTGAGGGCGTCTCGTAACTCTCACTCTATGAACAATTTAGCGTCTCTGCTGCCGTGCGGCGCCGTCGTTCGGCCGGCCGACCCGTCCCGATGGTGACCGCCGAGACGTTGCCGAATGGCCTGCGTTTGACGACGGAGGCCATGCCTCACGTCCGTTCGGTGAGCGTCGGCGTCTGGCTCACGCGTGGATCGCGCCACGAGTCGGACGTCGAGAGCGGCATGGCGCACTTCGTCGAGCACATGCTCTTCAAGGGCACGACCAGCCGGTCCGCCCAGGTCATCGCTCAGACGATCGATTCGATCGGCGGCCAGATGGACGCGTTCACGTCCAAGGAGTACGCCGGCTACTACATCAAGGTGCTCGACGAGCATCTGCCGCTCGCCATCGACCTGCTCAGCGACCTCGTGATGCGGCCCGCCTTTGCGTCCGACGACGTGGCGCGCGAGCAGAGCGTCATCTTGGAAGAGATCAAGATGGTGGAGGACGCGCCGGACGATCTCGTTCACGAGGTGTTCGCGCAGCAGTTCTGGTCGCGTCACCCGCTCGGCCGGCCCATCCTCGGCACGCCCGAGACCGTGGAGTCGTTCGACTCGACGCGATTGCGAGACTACTTCGGGCGAACCTACGTGGCGCCGAACCTGGTCGTCGCCGCCGCGGGGCACTTCGAGCACGCCGCGCTCCGCACGCTGGTCGAAGACGCGTTTGCCCAGGTACCAGCCGGCGGGCCTCGGCTGGGTGACACGCCGCCTGCCGTCACGCCCGGCGTCGTCGTCAGGCACAAGGAAATCGAGCAGAGCCACATCTGTCTGGGCACGCCCTCGTATGAACAGGCACATCGCGATCGGCATGCGTTGTACGTGCTGAACACGATTCTCGGCGGCTCGATGAGCTCGCGGCTGTTTCAGCACGTCCGCGAGGATCGCGGGCTCGCGTATTCGGTCTTCAGCAACCTCACGAGCTACAGCGATGCGGGCGCGATCACCGTGTACGCCGGGTGCGCGACCGAGAAGGTCGGCGAAGTGGTCGATCTGACGCTGGCGGAACTACGGCTCCTTCGACAGGATCCGGTCCCGGCCGAGGAGCTGCAGCGGGCGAAGGATCACTTGAAGGGCAGCCTCATGTTGAGCCTGGAGAATACGTCCAGCCGGATGTCCCAGCTTGCGCGGCACGAGATCTACTTCGGCAGGCACTTCTCGCTCGACGAACTGCTCGCGGCGATCGATGACGTCTCGCGTGATGACGTGCGGCGGGTGGCGGCGGATCTCTTCCGTGAAGGCGAGGTCATGGCGACGGTCGTTGGACCGCGCGACGCCGGTCTCACGCTCGACCGGCTGCAGGGGCTGGGATGATTCCTCGATACACCCACCCGGAGATGGGGGCCGTCTGGACGGAGACGCGCCGCTACGACGCGTGGCTCGAGGTCGAGCTGGCCGCGACCGACACCCTGGCGGCCCTTGGCGTCGTGCCTGCCGAAGACGCGCGGACGCTGCGCGAGCGCGCGGCGTTCGACGTCGCGCGCATCGAGGAGATCGAGAAGACGACTCAGCACGACGTCATCGCCTTCACGACGGCGGTGGCCGAGCGCGTCGGGCCTGCGGCGCGCTGGCTGCACTTCGGCCTGACCTCGTCGGATGTCGTCGATACCGCGCTGGCGCTGCAGATGCGGCAGGCGTGCGACGTCATCCTGCGGGATGTCGATCGCCTGATGGAGGCCGTGGCGTGCCGCGCGGAGGAGCATCGGCGGACGCCGATGATCGGGCGCACGCATGGCGTGCACGCCGAGCCGATGACATTCGGCGTGAAGCTCGCGCTGTGGCATGCCGAATTGCAGCGGGACCGGCGTCGCGTGGTTCAGGCGCGCGAGACGGTCTCGGTCGGCAAGCTGTCGGGCGCCGTGGGCATGTTCGCGCATCTGGACCCTGAGGTCGAGGAGGCCGTATGCCGGCGGCTCGGGCTGACGCCAGCGCCCGTGTCGTCGCAGGTGATCCAGCGTGATCGACATGCGGAGCTCGTCACAGCGCTGGCCATC
It contains:
- a CDS encoding STAS domain-containing protein, yielding MQIEERVVDGVTILDLKGKITLGEGDEALKDKINSLVQQDRRRILLNFAQVPYIDSAGLGEVVRTYTTVSRQGGQLKLVNLTKRITDLLSITKLLTVFETFDSEADALKTFS
- a CDS encoding glycosyltransferase family 4 protein; this translates as MTERTGSRRRVHQILATLGYGDAIGNEVLGIRRALLRAGFDSEIIVETADPRLEHLTVDYRDMVNELAEDDLLVHHFSLGSRASRTAFAVPSRMLLVYHNITPPEYFLGVHDQLVRQCYHGRRELLPYRSRCELALGDSEFNRQELEALGFPRTAVLPVVPDFTHLSVPADQRILDAYDDAWTNLLFVGRLIPNKRPDNLIRIFHAYKTLYNPRSRLILAGSYGGFEQYLAQLHGLIARLGVADVEIVGQVSNEELTAYYDVADVFLCASEHEGFCVPLIEAFHKRVPVVALASTAVPATMDGGGILYDAPDPRRVAAIVHEVVASADVEDDVLARQDAALARLLARDFSGLVVRFVEDALSEPRRTSRPLVAPGFWDQFTLANTLEEIRQTRPAAFRALPLPPDERGAIADLGHRA
- the purD gene encoding phosphoribosylamine--glycine ligase gives rise to the protein MRVLVLGTGGREHALAWRLRQDREVSEVIAAPGNPGIGEVARLRPVDTSDPAAMLGLAEAEAVDLTVVGPEAILDRGTADLFRAHGRPILGPSRQSAQLECSKAFAKNFMARHGVPTARFRVCDSAGAARATLASGEFGYPVVLKADGLAAGKGVVVAMAREEADAAVDAAMVERQFGDAGALLVIEECLAGPEVSFFVLCDGTRAVPLGTAQDHKRIWDDDRGPNTGGMGAFAPSPLVSPDLAATIQARIVDPVLEGMRREGHPFIGFLYAGLMLTPAGPKVIEFNVRFGDPEAQVILPQLQGPLASTLLAAANGCVQGGTLAPSVDRFVGVVVASGGYPASAESGQPIDGLRRAAAVPDALVFHAGTRQMDGRIVTAGGRVLTVVGRGATFRSAMETAYRAVGEIQFNGMQFRRDIGRKAVAAESEVRA
- a CDS encoding glycosyltransferase; its protein translation is MIVNQWIPAAHRGDAVGDNARGLRDLFRRWDLESEIYALTIDDDLRDEVRPWSHPEARDGDVTILHFAVPSPMTAALATLPGTRALCYHNVTPASFFAPFDAAMARLALIGRRELASLADRVDLAFGVSEYNRRELDALGFSNTGVLPLLIDTARLAAAPRVRPLERLLDDGLANILFVGRVAPNKKIEDHIRLAEVYKRYVDSDYRFIFVGKTDAVPRYYDAVRALVAEYRMLPERFWFVGAVPTAELATYYRHAHAYVSLSEHEGFCAPLVESMAMDVPVLAYAAAAVPETLGGAGVAFSPKDLEVAAELLGTLVYDRAVRDRVIDGQRRRLDAFAPERVEPMVEAALEAAGV
- a CDS encoding glycosyltransferase, encoding MKLAVVVQRYGADINGGAELHARYIAERMARHADVDVFTTCARDYVTWANELPAGTETINGIRVRRFEVSRPRDPHDFGRRSTRVFERVHSVADELKWLDSEGPKSEALVHAVAAAAETFDFFLFFSYRYYHAFHGARAAAGRAVLVPTAERDPAIGLAIFPPVFRGVRAIMFNSFEERAMIQHVSGREGPGVVVGVGSEIPDRTQPSRFRKRFDVRRPYALYIGRIDENKGCAELFSYFERYAAGARHGLDLVLIGSSVLPVPSHPRIRHLGFLPDEDKFDALAGADLLIMPSQFESLSMVALEAWGLGRPVLANGRCDVLRGQVIRSNGGLYYENFEEFAEALYLLEGTGPLGAVLGRSGRDYFRRHYTWPVIERKYLDMFARLTREPAPAMEPLPGWLARRRRLVRPADEVLAEIPAGPVLA
- the purE gene encoding 5-(carboxyamino)imidazole ribonucleotide mutase — translated: MGSDSDAPVMSAAADVLTELGIESSMTVASAHRSPARVLRLVDEAHQQGVQVFIVGAGAAAHLAGVVAAHTTLPVVGVPIDSSALKGLDALLSTVQMPPGVPVATVAIGKPGATNAGVLAAQMIALGDPAVAERLRTYKRRLEEKVEQAAQRLDAARR
- the rlmN gene encoding 23S rRNA (adenine(2503)-C(2))-methyltransferase RlmN, with translation MNLAALERLELEAAAVALGGKPFHGRQIFRWIHRRAADDFQAMTDLPAPMRSALAATHCIDRPIVDAEQRSSDGTTKFRLRLNDGRHIEAVYIPDTPRQTFCISTQVGCAMACGFCLTGKMGLVRHLAAGEIVGQVEALARATSLAGASFNVVLMGMGEPLHNYDATMKALRILGDPEGMAVPFRRITLSTVGVVPALERLAKESEIPNLAISLHATTDEQRDQLVPINRRHDLSALIETCRRFPLQARRRITFEYVLLAGVNDSPDDARRLVGLLNGIRAKVNLLPLNEAAGIPFRRPSDDRVNAFARILAGRGVTVSVRKSRGRDIRAACGQLIVEGHRASAGETLAARLATSPR
- a CDS encoding DUF362 domain-containing protein — translated: MARSKVALLRTTPATVLEDYHRLLNLADYQQEIARDADTALKVNISWHFFFPGCSTTPWQLEGVIRAMTRDGYDPALIHACHNRTVVIDAHFGERENKQVNVVEAHGLRNVHLYEGNEDWINIRDAVGDLTKKFLCLNEVYPDGFMIPRRFIGENIIHLPTVKTHVFTTTTGAMKNAFGGLLNERRHWTHPVIHETLVDLLMIQKKIHRGVFAVMDGTFAGDGPGPRCMVPYAKNVILASRDQVAIDAVAAKLMGFDPLSIKFIRLAHDLGLGCGDPREIEIVGDAAAAAENWHFAGPFRKMTFASRMQHKIYWGPMKKPIEWSLKTVLAPWAYIASVVYHDSFWYPVKARTMMHDVLASPWGRLFQHWEQVTPDDRGYPRIPGEPAEIKRTGWRALAKSGAILATCIKEAPEFGSRRRHRQTT
- a CDS encoding decaprenyl-phosphate phosphoribosyltransferase is translated as MARGTITSARPGNAALAVHLLRSLRPHQWTKNLIVFAGLIFGLADTEHTSTMSDTEAVARAVLAFAVFCVLSGVVYLINDVRDADADRRHPVKSRRPIASGALPERVAVGAAAVLSTAAVATAFLIGRPFGLVAAIYLVLLGLYSATLKHIVILDVLTIAVGFVLRAIGGAVAIDVSFSHWLLLLTLLLALFLALSKRRAELVTLAQDASGHRRILAEYSPYLLDQMISVVTASTLLAYAFYTIDPDTVRKFGTDRLLWTVPFPLYGILRYLYLVHQRSGGGNPSETLLTDRPILGCVALWGAAVILILYGPWR
- a CDS encoding 30S ribosomal protein S21, translating into MAEVKIQEGESIESALRRFKRKVQQEDIIKDIKKHSFYLKPGDKRRAKQALARKRSRKKQRRELE